One Actinospica robiniae DSM 44927 genomic region harbors:
- a CDS encoding prepilin peptidase yields MEWVVGVVYAGFLFASGILAWIDARTKRLPDKVLFPLCGWGLLGLTAASWAGGAWWRLAVAAIAAALFYGLFWLLWFFGPMGFGDVKLVGVLGLFLGWAALPVAVAGLLLGMLAACVAALGGMALGRVGRKSMVAFGPYLILGAWAALAAQAVELIRG; encoded by the coding sequence ATGGAGTGGGTAGTCGGGGTGGTGTACGCGGGATTCCTGTTTGCGAGCGGGATCCTCGCGTGGATCGACGCGCGCACGAAGCGCCTGCCGGACAAGGTGCTCTTCCCGCTCTGCGGCTGGGGGCTGCTGGGGCTGACCGCGGCGTCCTGGGCGGGCGGCGCCTGGTGGCGCCTGGCCGTCGCGGCCATCGCGGCAGCACTCTTCTACGGACTGTTCTGGCTGCTGTGGTTCTTCGGCCCGATGGGCTTCGGCGACGTGAAGCTGGTCGGCGTGCTCGGGCTCTTCCTCGGCTGGGCGGCGCTGCCAGTGGCCGTGGCGGGGCTGCTGCTGGGCATGCTCGCCGCCTGCGTGGCCGCGCTCGGCGGGATGGCGCTGGGCCGGGTCGGGCGCAAGTCGATGGTCGCCTTCGGGCCGTACCTGATACTCGGGGCCTGGGCGGCGTTGGCCGCCCAGGCCGTGGAGCTGATCCGGGGTTGA
- the leuS gene encoding leucine--tRNA ligase has protein sequence MTQSTVAGPGEEPAHRYTAKLAAEIEERWQGYWREHGTFEAPNPVGPLKGEVSEGKHSFIMDMFPYPSGSGLHVGHPLGYIATDVFARFQRMNGYTVLHTLGYDAFGLPAEQHAVATGEHPRASTERAIEIYRRQLGRLGLAHDPRRSIETIDPDYYRWTQWIFLQIFNSWYDPARQCARPVAELIEQFASGVRPTPDGRAWSEHSAVERDELLGEYRLAYAKEVSVNWCPGLGTVLANEEVTADGRSERGNFPVFKSKLRQWMMRITAYGDRLLSDLELLDWPEAIKLQQRNWIGRSEGARVSFAVPARPADADGAVGEDRITVFTTRPDTLFGATYMVLAPEHELVTRIVPAAWPEATPEAWRGGADTPAEAVTAYRAMAAAKSDVDRQMDAKTKTGVFTGAYATNPVNGEPVPVFIADYVLMGYGTGAIMAVPAHDTRDFAFARAFGLPIRCVVKPTDGRGEDPAAWDDAFSSYDAELVNSANPEVSLDGLGVVEGKAAITKWLEGKGIGEGTVNFRLRDWLFSRQRYWGEPFPIVYDEDGAMHALPESMLPVEVPEVEDYSPRTFDSQDSASEPETPLSRNADWVNVELDLGDGRGLRRYRRETNTMPNWAGSCWYELRYVDPDNKQDIVDPANERYWMGPTEHKPVGGVDLYIGGAEHAVLHLLYARFWHKVLFDLGYVSSKEPFHKLFNQGMITADVYRDDRGFPVPAVEVQERDGGYFWQDAEVTREAGKMGKSLKNSVAPDDFCAEYGADTLRVYELSMGPLEVSKPWDTKAVAGSIRFLQRVWRNVVDEDTGELRVVDEEPDTATLRATHQAVAGAAEDVAGLRFNTAVAKLIVLNNHLTKLERVPRSAAEALVLGVAPFAPHLAEELWSRLGHDESLAYAPFPQADPKYLVADEVTCVVQVQGKVRDKIQVAPDIAEEALKELALATEGAQRALDGRGVRTVIVRAPKLVNIVPA, from the coding sequence ATGACTCAGAGCACGGTCGCGGGGCCCGGAGAAGAACCGGCGCACCGCTACACCGCGAAGCTGGCCGCCGAGATCGAGGAGCGCTGGCAGGGCTACTGGCGCGAGCACGGGACCTTCGAGGCGCCCAACCCGGTCGGGCCGCTCAAGGGCGAGGTGTCCGAGGGCAAGCACAGCTTCATCATGGACATGTTCCCCTACCCCTCGGGCTCGGGCCTGCACGTCGGGCACCCGCTGGGCTACATCGCCACCGACGTCTTCGCCCGGTTCCAGCGGATGAACGGCTACACCGTCCTGCACACCCTGGGCTACGACGCCTTCGGCCTGCCGGCCGAGCAGCACGCGGTGGCCACCGGCGAGCACCCGCGCGCCTCCACCGAGCGGGCCATCGAGATCTACCGGCGCCAGCTGGGGCGGCTGGGCCTGGCCCACGACCCGCGCCGCTCGATCGAGACGATCGACCCGGACTACTACCGCTGGACGCAGTGGATCTTCCTGCAGATCTTCAACTCCTGGTACGACCCAGCCCGGCAGTGCGCCCGCCCGGTCGCCGAGCTGATCGAGCAGTTCGCCTCCGGCGTGCGGCCCACCCCGGACGGCCGGGCCTGGTCCGAGCACTCCGCCGTGGAGCGCGACGAGCTGCTGGGCGAGTACCGGCTGGCCTACGCCAAGGAGGTCTCGGTCAACTGGTGCCCGGGCCTGGGCACCGTGCTGGCCAACGAGGAGGTCACCGCGGACGGCCGGTCCGAGCGCGGCAACTTCCCGGTGTTCAAGTCCAAGCTGCGCCAGTGGATGATGCGCATCACCGCGTACGGCGACCGGCTGCTGTCCGACCTGGAGCTGCTGGACTGGCCCGAGGCGATCAAGCTGCAGCAGCGCAACTGGATCGGCCGGTCCGAGGGCGCCCGGGTCTCGTTCGCGGTGCCGGCGCGGCCGGCGGACGCGGACGGCGCCGTCGGCGAGGACCGGATCACCGTCTTCACCACCCGCCCGGACACCCTGTTCGGCGCTACTTATATGGTGCTGGCGCCCGAGCACGAACTGGTGACCAGGATCGTGCCGGCGGCCTGGCCGGAAGCCACCCCCGAGGCGTGGCGCGGCGGGGCGGACACCCCGGCCGAGGCGGTCACGGCGTACCGGGCGATGGCCGCGGCCAAGTCCGACGTGGACCGGCAGATGGACGCCAAGACCAAGACCGGCGTGTTCACCGGCGCCTACGCGACCAACCCGGTCAACGGCGAGCCGGTCCCGGTGTTCATCGCGGACTACGTGCTGATGGGCTACGGTACCGGCGCGATCATGGCCGTGCCCGCCCACGACACCCGCGACTTCGCCTTCGCCCGCGCGTTCGGCCTGCCGATCCGCTGTGTGGTCAAGCCGACCGACGGACGCGGCGAGGACCCGGCCGCCTGGGACGACGCCTTCAGCTCGTACGACGCCGAGCTGGTCAACTCGGCCAACCCCGAAGTCTCGCTGGACGGCCTGGGCGTGGTCGAGGGCAAGGCCGCGATCACGAAGTGGCTGGAGGGCAAGGGGATCGGCGAGGGCACGGTCAACTTCCGGCTGCGCGACTGGCTCTTCAGCCGGCAGCGCTACTGGGGCGAGCCGTTCCCGATCGTCTACGACGAGGACGGCGCGATGCACGCGCTGCCCGAGTCGATGCTGCCGGTCGAGGTGCCCGAGGTGGAGGACTACTCGCCGCGCACCTTCGACTCGCAGGACTCTGCCAGCGAGCCGGAGACGCCGCTGTCGCGCAACGCCGACTGGGTGAACGTGGAGCTGGACCTGGGCGACGGCCGCGGCCTGCGCCGGTACCGCCGCGAGACCAACACGATGCCGAACTGGGCCGGCTCCTGCTGGTACGAGCTGCGCTACGTCGACCCGGACAACAAGCAGGACATCGTCGATCCGGCCAACGAGCGGTACTGGATGGGCCCGACCGAGCACAAGCCGGTCGGCGGGGTGGACCTGTACATCGGCGGTGCCGAGCACGCGGTGCTGCACCTGCTGTACGCGCGGTTCTGGCACAAGGTGCTGTTCGACCTGGGGTACGTCTCCTCGAAGGAGCCGTTCCACAAGCTGTTCAACCAGGGCATGATCACCGCCGACGTCTACCGGGACGACCGCGGCTTCCCGGTGCCGGCCGTCGAGGTGCAGGAGCGCGACGGCGGGTACTTCTGGCAGGACGCCGAGGTGACCCGCGAGGCCGGCAAGATGGGCAAGTCGCTGAAGAACTCCGTCGCCCCGGACGACTTCTGCGCCGAGTACGGCGCGGACACCCTGCGCGTCTACGAGCTGTCGATGGGACCGCTGGAGGTCTCGAAGCCCTGGGACACCAAGGCGGTGGCCGGTTCGATCCGCTTCCTGCAGCGCGTGTGGCGCAACGTGGTGGACGAGGACACCGGCGAGCTGCGCGTGGTGGACGAGGAGCCGGACACCGCGACGCTGCGGGCCACGCACCAGGCGGTCGCCGGGGCGGCCGAGGACGTGGCGGGTCTGCGCTTCAACACGGCCGTGGCCAAGCTGATCGTGCTGAACAACCACCTGACCAAGCTGGAGCGGGTGCCGCGGTCCGCGGCCGAGGCACTGGTGCTGGGCGTCGCGCCGTTCGCGCCGCACCTGGCCGAGGAGCTGTGGTCCCGGCTGGGCCACGACGAGTCGCTGGCCTACGCCCCGTTCCCGCAGGCGGATCCGAAGTACCTGGTCGCCGATGAGGTGACCTGCGTGGTCCAGGTGCAGGGCAAGGTGCGCGACAAGATCCAGGTGGCTCCGGACATCGCCGAGGAGGCGCTGAAGGAGCTGGCGCTGGCGACGGAGGGGGCGCAGCGCGCGCTGGACGGCCGCGGTGTCAGAACCGTGATCGTGCGGGCGCCGAAGCTGGTGAACATCGTCCCGGCGTAG
- a CDS encoding peptidoglycan-binding domain-containing protein: MDATQTSDPTGVGPGTPGQASAFRRALDDQALDAGVAKEGPLDLTVPLDFAEIRAVLSSSGSNPKPPPPEDLPPPVAEGGGPRRRRRGGDHAAPPGHTGSKRLGRIGVFVALATAFSVGTAAALVLSSGGQGASVSLPTTNGNLPVVTALAGGPGQVPTSSAAAGSNPSSSPGSPSPSPSASASSSASASPTQSGTPTAAPSTSQASSSASADPSPSQAPASPTVSSSPFTDLQQGSSGSTVTTLQQMLAEVDLLRQQRQRHDTVFVYVRNRMIADPSGSYGDATANAVAAFQQANGVGAQLGVCDQATFDALAAQAAGQ; encoded by the coding sequence TTGGACGCGACCCAGACCTCTGACCCGACCGGCGTCGGCCCGGGCACGCCGGGTCAGGCTTCGGCGTTCCGCCGCGCGCTGGACGACCAGGCCCTGGACGCCGGGGTGGCGAAAGAGGGTCCGCTGGATCTGACCGTTCCGCTCGATTTCGCCGAGATACGCGCGGTGCTCTCGAGTTCGGGTTCGAATCCCAAGCCGCCTCCGCCCGAGGACCTGCCGCCGCCGGTCGCCGAGGGCGGCGGGCCTCGGCGACGAAGGCGCGGCGGCGACCACGCGGCCCCGCCCGGGCACACCGGCTCGAAACGGCTCGGCCGCATCGGCGTCTTCGTCGCGCTGGCCACTGCGTTCTCGGTGGGCACGGCCGCGGCGCTGGTGCTCTCCAGCGGCGGCCAGGGCGCCTCGGTCTCGCTGCCGACCACCAACGGGAACCTGCCGGTGGTCACGGCGCTGGCCGGCGGACCCGGCCAGGTGCCCACCTCCTCCGCCGCGGCCGGCTCGAACCCCTCTTCTTCGCCCGGCTCGCCGTCGCCCTCCCCCTCGGCTTCGGCCTCGTCGTCGGCCTCGGCCTCGCCCACCCAGTCCGGGACCCCCACGGCCGCCCCGAGCACGTCGCAGGCTTCGAGTTCCGCCTCGGCCGATCCGAGTCCGTCGCAGGCGCCTGCGTCGCCCACGGTCTCCTCCTCGCCCTTCACCGATCTGCAGCAGGGTTCGAGCGGTTCGACCGTCACCACGCTCCAGCAGATGCTGGCCGAGGTGGATCTGCTGCGCCAGCAACGGCAGCGCCACGACACCGTGTTCGTGTACGTGCGCAACCGGATGATCGCGGATCCGAGCGGCAGCTACGGGGACGCGACGGCGAACGCGGTCGCCGCCTTCCAGCAGGCGAACGGCGTCGGCGCCCAGCTCGGGGTGTGCGATCAGGCCACCTTCGACGCGCTCGCGGCCCAGGCCGCCGGGCAGTGA
- a CDS encoding M50 family metallopeptidase, which translates to MSVTSLSELWHEVVSTQSGPPRWQIIGAGAAALAAVAPRPVWRLTRNAVTIAHEGGHALIALCTGRRLSGIRLHADTSGVTVSYGKPRGPGMVFTALAGYVSPALLGLGGAALAGTGHITALLWACVALLALMLLMIRNLYGLLTLVATGAGVFAVTWYATSQVQGAFADFAVWFLLFGGIRPVFELQWQRSRGRAPDSDADQLAKLTGVPGLLWVLVFGVVALGSAALGAHWLMPHWTTVALPGH; encoded by the coding sequence ATGTCAGTGACGAGTCTGTCCGAGCTGTGGCATGAAGTCGTGAGCACGCAGTCGGGTCCGCCGCGCTGGCAGATCATCGGCGCGGGCGCCGCGGCCCTGGCCGCGGTCGCGCCGCGGCCGGTCTGGCGGCTGACCCGAAACGCCGTCACCATCGCGCACGAGGGCGGGCACGCGCTGATCGCGCTGTGCACCGGGCGCCGGCTGAGCGGGATCAGACTGCACGCGGACACCTCCGGGGTGACCGTCTCCTACGGCAAGCCGCGCGGGCCGGGCATGGTCTTCACCGCGCTGGCCGGCTACGTCTCCCCGGCGCTGCTCGGCCTCGGCGGCGCGGCGCTGGCCGGAACCGGGCATATCACGGCCCTGCTCTGGGCGTGCGTGGCGCTGCTGGCCTTGATGCTGCTGATGATCCGCAACCTCTACGGGCTGCTCACGCTGGTGGCCACCGGCGCCGGCGTGTTCGCAGTGACCTGGTACGCGACCTCGCAGGTGCAGGGCGCGTTCGCCGACTTCGCGGTCTGGTTCCTGCTGTTCGGCGGGATAAGGCCGGTGTTCGAGCTGCAGTGGCAGCGCAGCCGAGGCCGGGCGCCGGACTCGGACGCGGACCAGCTGGCCAAGCTGACCGGCGTGCCGGGACTGCTCTGGGTGCTCGTCTTCGGAGTGGTCGCGCTCGGCAGCGCGGCGCTCGGCGCGCACTGGCTGATGCCGCACTGGACCACGGTGGCGCTGCCCGGGCACTGA
- a CDS encoding DUF6421 family protein, which translates to MTSVDQAVLDRTASAGSATVDAEFPAWPRLVEAIERLRPFQAKDGSVEAESRETARQCADAMIDAVGELAPSFPHDADYLRALLTDLRKWAAADFGVPDFLDSLLAFRPDARREDGLRHLVVFPMYTQNGNPNRNFEAVLLRVFWPDWLARLEGERYDNPQFLSISFEAFTAGYDTNSAVLFPETVAVREVPKFTWGAIFSDREAARFRTVTAAAAEVTRLELPDDAARLVADQALAQDAFALWDMIHDRTHSHGDLPFDPFMIKQRMPYWLYSLEELRCDLNTFREAVRLEGEGLAQAKAVQQAILFDRLFRFPISGDRVRNYDGLGGQLLFAYLHKNGVLQWTDNRLRIDWPAVAPAVIALCEQVEQLYRDGIDRPKTAHWIAAYELVAGYVTPHPGSTWARGLGGHPGSQPWADVLPLDGPNKGLVDLVLADEFPLSMFYEALEKKMRPVVAATRGITADARS; encoded by the coding sequence ATGACGAGCGTGGACCAAGCCGTACTTGACCGTACGGCGAGTGCCGGCAGCGCGACCGTGGACGCCGAGTTCCCGGCCTGGCCGCGGCTGGTGGAGGCGATCGAGCGGCTGCGCCCGTTCCAGGCCAAGGACGGCTCGGTGGAGGCGGAGTCCCGGGAGACCGCCCGGCAGTGCGCCGACGCCATGATCGACGCGGTCGGCGAGCTGGCCCCGTCCTTCCCGCACGACGCCGACTACCTGCGCGCGCTGCTGACGGACCTGCGCAAGTGGGCCGCCGCGGACTTCGGCGTGCCGGACTTCCTCGACTCGCTGCTGGCCTTCCGCCCGGACGCCCGGCGCGAGGACGGGCTGCGCCACCTGGTCGTCTTCCCGATGTACACCCAGAACGGCAACCCGAACCGCAACTTCGAGGCGGTGCTGCTGCGGGTGTTCTGGCCGGACTGGCTGGCCCGGCTCGAGGGCGAGCGCTACGACAACCCGCAGTTCCTGTCCATCTCGTTCGAGGCCTTCACGGCCGGCTACGACACCAACTCCGCGGTGCTCTTCCCGGAGACCGTGGCGGTGCGCGAGGTGCCCAAGTTCACCTGGGGCGCGATCTTCAGCGACCGCGAGGCGGCCCGGTTCCGCACCGTCACCGCCGCCGCGGCCGAGGTCACCCGGCTGGAGCTGCCCGACGACGCGGCCCGGCTGGTGGCCGACCAGGCCCTGGCGCAGGACGCGTTCGCGCTCTGGGACATGATCCACGACCGCACGCACAGCCACGGCGACCTGCCCTTCGACCCGTTCATGATCAAGCAGCGGATGCCCTACTGGCTCTACTCGCTCGAGGAGCTGCGCTGCGACCTGAACACCTTCCGCGAGGCGGTGCGGCTCGAGGGCGAGGGCCTGGCCCAGGCCAAGGCGGTGCAGCAGGCGATCCTGTTCGACCGGCTCTTCCGCTTCCCGATCAGCGGCGACCGGGTGCGCAACTACGACGGCCTCGGCGGCCAGCTGCTGTTCGCCTACCTGCACAAGAACGGCGTGCTGCAGTGGACCGACAACCGGCTGCGGATCGACTGGCCGGCCGTGGCCCCGGCCGTGATCGCGCTGTGCGAGCAGGTCGAGCAGCTCTACCGGGACGGCATCGACCGGCCCAAGACCGCGCACTGGATCGCCGCCTACGAGCTGGTGGCCGGGTACGTCACCCCGCACCCGGGCTCGACCTGGGCGCGCGGGCTGGGCGGGCACCCGGGCTCGCAGCCGTGGGCCGACGTGCTCCCGCTGGACGGGCCGAACAAGGGCCTGGTGGACCTGGTCCTGGCGGACGAGTTCCCGCTGAGTATGTTCTACGAGGCACTGGAGAAGAAGATGCGCCCGGTGGTCGCCGCCACCCGCGGCATCACCGCCGACGCCCGCAGCTGA
- a CDS encoding threonine aldolase family protein, which yields MPVQRRHDPDYRGFASDNYAGVHPEILEAIAVANGGHQISYGEDAYTEHLQELFREHFGPSAEVFPVFNGTGANVISLQAMTDRWQSVICAESAHIHVDECGAPEKVAGLKLLTVPTPDGKLTPELVDRQAYGFDDEHRAQPGVVAITQTTELGTCYTPQEVRALADHAHSLGMRLYMDGARLANAAATLGVPLREFTTDAHVDVLSFGGTKNGLLLGECVVVLNPEAVRSVKYLRKAGMQLASKMRFLSVQFDALLAGDLWLRSAQHANAMAQRLYQGVKDVQGLEIPRPVQANQVFAILPKPVTERLQKRFRFYTWNEHTGEVRWMTCFDTTEADVDAFAAAIAEELHAG from the coding sequence GTGCCCGTGCAGCGCCGTCACGACCCGGACTACCGCGGCTTCGCCAGCGACAACTACGCCGGCGTGCACCCGGAGATCCTCGAGGCGATCGCCGTGGCCAACGGCGGCCACCAGATCTCCTATGGTGAGGACGCCTACACCGAGCACCTGCAGGAGCTGTTCCGGGAGCACTTCGGCCCGAGTGCCGAGGTGTTCCCGGTGTTCAACGGCACCGGCGCCAACGTCATCTCGCTCCAGGCGATGACCGACCGCTGGCAGTCGGTCATCTGTGCCGAGAGCGCGCACATCCATGTCGACGAGTGCGGCGCCCCGGAGAAGGTGGCCGGGCTCAAGCTGCTGACCGTCCCCACCCCGGACGGCAAGCTCACCCCGGAGCTGGTGGACCGGCAGGCCTACGGCTTCGACGACGAGCACCGGGCGCAGCCGGGCGTGGTGGCCATCACCCAGACGACCGAACTCGGCACCTGCTACACGCCGCAGGAGGTGCGCGCGCTCGCCGACCACGCGCACAGCCTCGGCATGCGGCTGTACATGGACGGCGCGCGGCTGGCCAACGCGGCCGCGACGCTGGGCGTCCCGCTGCGGGAGTTCACCACCGACGCGCACGTGGACGTGCTCAGCTTCGGCGGCACCAAGAACGGCCTGCTGCTCGGCGAGTGCGTGGTCGTGCTGAACCCGGAGGCCGTGCGCAGCGTCAAGTACCTGCGCAAGGCGGGCATGCAGCTGGCCTCGAAGATGCGCTTCCTCTCCGTCCAGTTCGACGCCCTGCTCGCCGGCGACCTGTGGCTGCGCAGCGCCCAGCACGCCAACGCGATGGCCCAGCGGCTCTACCAGGGCGTCAAGGACGTGCAGGGGCTGGAGATCCCGCGTCCGGTGCAGGCCAACCAGGTCTTCGCGATCCTGCCGAAGCCGGTGACCGAACGGCTGCAGAAGCGCTTCCGCTTCTACACCTGGAACGAGCACACCGGCGAGGTGCGCTGGATGACCTGCTTCGACACCACCGAGGCGGACGTGGACGCGTTCGCCGCCGCCATCGCCGAGGAGTTGCACGCCGGCTAG
- a CDS encoding glycosyltransferase: MVTGGGTGGHVYPTLTTVRTLQDVLAERGAAPAEVLWIGAAGSLEERVAGEAGIAFRSVATGKLRRAGNPLRMITWANIRDAFRVPLGAVQALGIVRSARPDVVVGFGGYVAVPVSVAAWLSRRPLMVHEQTVRLGLANRMLVRLAARTALSSESSLQLLPPRVGGRAEVTGNPVRPELFQGEADKARKALDLAGFDAAKPTVYVTGGAQGAKQINALVTQLLPWLLERANVIHQCGAADLERQRQAAGELSAELARRYHVTPYVGAEMPDVYALADLVISRSGAGTIAEITGLGKAAVLIPLASSAGGEQAHNARFLEERGAARALVGPLAADDLREALEPLLADPAARGEMAVQARRQGRPEAARTLAALILDVAGN; encoded by the coding sequence ATGGTGACCGGCGGGGGCACGGGCGGGCACGTGTACCCCACGCTGACCACCGTGCGCACGCTCCAGGACGTGCTCGCCGAGCGCGGCGCCGCGCCGGCCGAGGTGCTGTGGATCGGTGCGGCCGGGAGCCTGGAGGAGCGGGTGGCCGGCGAGGCGGGCATCGCGTTCCGCTCCGTGGCCACCGGCAAGCTCCGCCGCGCCGGCAACCCGCTGCGGATGATCACCTGGGCGAACATCCGGGACGCCTTCCGGGTCCCGCTCGGCGCGGTCCAGGCCCTCGGCATCGTGCGCTCGGCGCGCCCGGACGTCGTCGTCGGCTTCGGCGGCTACGTCGCGGTGCCGGTGAGCGTCGCGGCCTGGCTGAGCCGTCGTCCCCTGATGGTGCACGAGCAGACGGTGCGGCTGGGCTTGGCCAACCGGATGCTCGTGCGGCTCGCCGCGCGCACCGCGCTGTCCTCGGAGTCCAGCCTCCAGCTGCTCCCGCCGCGGGTGGGCGGCCGAGCCGAGGTCACCGGCAATCCGGTGCGCCCGGAACTGTTCCAGGGCGAGGCGGACAAGGCGCGCAAGGCCTTGGACCTCGCCGGGTTCGACGCCGCGAAGCCGACGGTCTACGTGACCGGCGGGGCGCAGGGCGCGAAGCAGATCAACGCTCTGGTGACGCAGCTGCTGCCGTGGCTGCTCGAGCGAGCCAACGTGATCCACCAGTGTGGCGCGGCCGACTTGGAGCGGCAGCGGCAGGCGGCCGGCGAACTGTCAGCCGAACTCGCGCGCCGGTATCACGTCACGCCGTACGTCGGCGCGGAGATGCCGGACGTCTACGCCCTGGCCGACCTCGTGATCTCGCGCAGCGGCGCCGGCACGATCGCCGAGATCACCGGCCTCGGCAAGGCCGCGGTGCTGATCCCGCTGGCCTCCTCGGCCGGCGGCGAGCAGGCGCACAACGCGAGGTTCCTGGAAGAGCGCGGCGCAGCCCGGGCCCTGGTCGGCCCGCTGGCCGCCGACGACCTGCGCGAAGCGCTGGAGCCGCTGCTCGCCGACCCTGCCGCGCGCGGCGAGATGGCGGTGCAGGCGCGCCGCCAGGGCCGGCCGGAAGCCGCGCGCACCCTGGCCGCGCTCATCCTCGACGTCGCAGGGAACTGA
- a CDS encoding NAD(P)-dependent alcohol dehydrogenase translates to MLTANAFAAPGANAPLTATTVERRDVGPRDVLIEIHYCGICHSDIHTVREEWGGTRFPLAPGHEITGLVTEVGAEVSKHAVGDRVGVGCMVDSCRECPECQAGQEQYCRNGNVPTYGGIDRDGTVTQGGYTTHVVVDQDFVLRIPDGIALDAAAPLLCAGITTYSPLRHWGAGPGRKVAIVGLGGLGHMGVKLAHAMGAEVTVLSQSLRKEDDGLRLGADHYYATADPETFTKLAGSFDLIVNTVSAQLDLDAYLRLLAVDGTLVNVGAPPEPLAVRVFSLIPRRRSFAGSMIGGIAETQEMLDFCAAHGLGADIEVVAAAQINEAYERVLASDVRYRFVIDVATMR, encoded by the coding sequence GTGCTCACCGCGAACGCCTTCGCCGCCCCCGGCGCCAACGCCCCCCTGACCGCCACCACCGTCGAGCGCCGGGACGTCGGCCCGCGCGACGTGCTGATCGAGATCCACTACTGCGGGATCTGCCACTCCGACATACACACCGTGCGCGAGGAGTGGGGCGGTACGCGCTTCCCGCTCGCCCCCGGCCACGAGATAACCGGGCTGGTCACCGAGGTCGGGGCCGAGGTGTCCAAGCACGCCGTCGGCGACCGGGTCGGCGTCGGCTGCATGGTCGACTCCTGCCGCGAGTGCCCCGAGTGCCAGGCCGGGCAGGAGCAGTACTGCCGCAACGGCAACGTGCCGACCTACGGCGGCATCGACCGCGACGGGACGGTCACCCAGGGCGGATACACCACGCACGTGGTCGTCGACCAGGACTTCGTCCTGCGCATCCCCGACGGCATCGCGCTCGACGCGGCCGCGCCGCTGCTGTGCGCCGGCATCACCACTTACTCGCCGCTGCGGCACTGGGGCGCCGGGCCCGGCCGCAAGGTCGCGATCGTCGGCCTCGGCGGCCTCGGCCACATGGGCGTGAAGCTCGCTCACGCGATGGGTGCCGAGGTCACCGTGCTCTCGCAGTCCCTCCGCAAGGAGGACGACGGCCTGCGTCTGGGCGCGGACCACTATTACGCCACCGCCGACCCGGAGACCTTCACGAAGCTGGCCGGCAGCTTCGACCTGATCGTGAACACGGTCAGCGCCCAGCTCGACCTCGACGCCTACCTGCGCCTGCTCGCGGTCGACGGCACCCTGGTCAACGTCGGCGCCCCGCCGGAGCCGCTCGCGGTCAGGGTCTTCTCGCTCATCCCGCGCCGCCGCTCCTTTGCCGGCTCGATGATCGGCGGCATCGCGGAGACGCAGGAGATGCTCGACTTCTGCGCCGCCCACGGCCTGGGCGCGGACATCGAGGTCGTCGCCGCGGCGCAGATCAACGAGGCCTACGAGCGGGTGCTGGCCTCGGACGTGCGCTACCGCTTCGTCATCGACGTCGCCACCATGCGCTGA